One candidate division WOR-3 bacterium DNA segment encodes these proteins:
- a CDS encoding S9 family peptidase, translating to MKYPVTKKRNFTEELHGKQVADPYRWLEKIETEEVGKWVSEQNKFSKKFLRDGAAYDKILKELKKIWYYSSQNAPSVKGGKYFYLANDGTQNHNILYVKESLDAPPRILLDPNKWSKDGSSSLSVLYISDDGKYLVYGISRSGSDWQDIKILDVEKTKDLPETLKWCRFTFVSWKKDSSGFFYNRFPEETSVPPEDRINYSKVYFHELNSDQSQDVLIFEDNKNKEQDFYPVVTYDGEYLLIFAGIGTDNKNLVYVRKLIENKRFIRLIPDFEAEYTYVYNIGDIFFFKTDLNAPFGKIVSIDLKNPSEKAWKEVVPETRNKLLNATTAGEKFILEYLYDAHSVLKIYSLEGKLLNEIQLPGLGTVLGISGEPDLKDIYFKYTSFTYPGIVYQYDINRNEMKEFSRDGLSVDQSEFTIERLIAVSKDGTKVPYFLVRGKSVERNGSNPTILYGYGGFNIPETPSFSVSLYYWLKKGGIYALANLRGGGEFGEVWHKGGMLGNKQNVFEDFIAVAQSLIENGFTQKEKLAIRGGSNGGLLTGACMIQKPELFGAVVCQVGVLDMLRYHKWTVGRYWIPEYGDPENKEHFQFLYAYSPVHNVKKGVKYPPVLITTADTDDRVYPAHSFKFAAELQEKSSGESPVLLRIEEKAGHGHGKSLSKLVEQASDIYSFLNKTLGLEG from the coding sequence ATGAAATATCCCGTCACTAAAAAACGGAACTTTACTGAAGAGTTGCACGGTAAACAAGTTGCGGATCCATACAGATGGCTCGAGAAAATAGAAACTGAAGAAGTCGGTAAATGGGTTTCCGAACAGAACAAATTTTCTAAGAAATTTCTCCGGGATGGCGCGGCGTACGACAAAATTCTCAAGGAGCTCAAAAAAATCTGGTATTACTCTAGTCAGAATGCTCCATCAGTAAAAGGGGGAAAATATTTCTACCTAGCAAACGATGGCACTCAAAACCACAATATCTTATACGTCAAGGAATCTCTCGATGCACCGCCGCGAATTCTTCTGGACCCGAATAAATGGAGTAAAGACGGTTCATCGTCGTTGTCGGTGCTGTATATATCTGATGACGGAAAATACCTCGTGTACGGGATAAGCAGATCCGGTTCGGATTGGCAGGACATAAAAATATTAGATGTCGAAAAGACAAAAGACCTGCCGGAGACTTTAAAATGGTGCAGATTTACGTTCGTTTCCTGGAAGAAAGACTCTTCCGGCTTTTTTTACAACAGGTTCCCGGAAGAGACTTCAGTCCCTCCCGAAGACAGAATAAATTATTCAAAGGTGTATTTTCACGAATTGAACTCGGATCAGTCTCAGGACGTTTTGATTTTTGAGGACAACAAAAACAAAGAGCAGGATTTTTATCCGGTTGTGACCTATGACGGTGAATATCTTTTAATATTTGCCGGTATAGGCACCGATAACAAGAATTTGGTTTACGTCAGAAAGTTAATTGAAAACAAACGTTTCATTAGATTAATTCCTGATTTTGAAGCGGAATATACTTATGTCTACAACATAGGCGACATCTTCTTTTTTAAAACAGATTTAAACGCACCGTTCGGGAAAATTGTATCAATCGACCTGAAAAATCCATCCGAAAAAGCTTGGAAAGAGGTAGTTCCGGAGACTCGGAATAAGCTTTTAAATGCAACTACAGCAGGCGAAAAATTTATTCTTGAATATCTTTACGATGCTCACAGCGTTCTAAAAATTTACTCCCTTGAAGGCAAGCTTCTGAATGAAATCCAACTGCCGGGCTTGGGAACAGTTCTGGGCATAAGCGGGGAACCTGATCTAAAAGACATATATTTCAAGTACACTTCTTTCACTTACCCGGGGATAGTATATCAGTACGACATTAACAGGAATGAAATGAAGGAATTCAGCAGAGACGGGCTGTCCGTTGATCAGTCTGAATTTACCATCGAAAGGCTTATTGCCGTGTCGAAAGACGGCACGAAAGTTCCATATTTTCTCGTCCGGGGAAAAAGTGTCGAAAGGAACGGATCTAATCCGACGATTCTGTATGGATACGGCGGATTCAACATACCTGAAACACCTTCCTTTTCCGTTTCGTTATATTATTGGCTGAAAAAAGGAGGAATATACGCTCTGGCGAATCTCAGGGGAGGCGGCGAGTTCGGTGAGGTCTGGCACAAAGGAGGAATGCTAGGAAACAAACAGAACGTGTTCGAAGATTTCATCGCCGTGGCACAATCCTTGATCGAAAACGGCTTTACACAAAAAGAAAAGCTTGCAATCAGAGGCGGAAGCAACGGAGGTCTTCTGACAGGCGCGTGCATGATTCAAAAACCAGAACTGTTCGGAGCCGTAGTATGCCAGGTCGGGGTACTCGATATGCTTAGGTATCACAAGTGGACAGTTGGAAGATACTGGATCCCCGAATACGGAGATCCGGAAAATAAGGAACATTTCCAATTCCTTTATGCCTATTCACCGGTTCATAATGTGAAAAAAGGTGTAAAATATCCACCGGTACTTATAACGACT